From the Desulfovibrio sp. JC010 genome, one window contains:
- a CDS encoding chemotaxis protein codes for MLDNEILLDTGTNEFEIIEFFIDDLCEGKGERDYFGINVAKVLEVVEAPKGLEAAEGAPHPSYLGTMSLRDIILPVIDLAVWLGIERKESENELIVVTEMNNVITGFLVTGVTQIHRIGWADLKTPNKYIADMHTNCITGTVEIEDRFVLMIDLERILGELDPEMAERSDGKVYSTSEKMTAVLVDDSVSVRTLLNKNFESANFEVKLYTNGQEALEALKAMNTEAKESGGSIIDVIDIVVSDIEMPQMDGYTLTRSIKEHADLSQLPVILFSSLITKGLYHKGEKVKADDQITKPEFNELTGRAIALVEKYREKRLSA; via the coding sequence ATGCTGGATAATGAAATATTACTGGATACCGGTACTAATGAGTTCGAAATTATTGAATTTTTCATCGATGATCTTTGCGAGGGCAAAGGTGAGCGAGATTATTTCGGCATAAACGTGGCAAAAGTGCTTGAGGTGGTTGAGGCTCCCAAAGGACTGGAAGCAGCCGAGGGCGCACCGCATCCCAGTTATCTGGGAACCATGTCCCTGCGTGATATTATCCTTCCGGTTATTGATCTTGCGGTCTGGCTGGGCATTGAGCGCAAGGAGTCCGAGAACGAGCTTATCGTGGTTACCGAGATGAACAACGTGATCACCGGTTTTCTTGTAACCGGGGTAACCCAGATTCACCGCATCGGCTGGGCGGACCTGAAGACTCCCAACAAGTACATCGCCGACATGCATACCAACTGCATAACCGGGACTGTGGAGATCGAGGACCGCTTTGTGTTGATGATCGACCTTGAGCGGATTCTCGGTGAGCTTGATCCTGAAATGGCTGAAAGAAGTGACGGCAAGGTTTACTCCACTTCGGAAAAAATGACCGCCGTGCTGGTTGATGATTCCGTTTCAGTGCGGACCCTGCTCAATAAGAATTTCGAGTCCGCCAATTTCGAGGTCAAGCTTTATACCAACGGACAGGAAGCTCTGGAAGCCTTGAAGGCCATGAATACAGAAGCCAAGGAAAGCGGTGGCTCCATCATCGATGTAATTGATATTGTTGTTTCGGATATTGAAATGCCCCAGATGGACGGCTACACCCTGACCAGGAGTATCAAGGAACATGCGGACCTTTCTCAGCTTCCGGTAATTCTTTTTTCATCGCTGATCACCAAAGGGCTTTACCACAAAGGTGAGAAGGTTAAGGCCGATGACCAGATTACCAAACCGGAATTCAATGAACTTACCGGGCGGGCAATTGCTCTTGTTGAGAAATACAGGGAGAAACGATTGTCGGCTTAA
- the nrfH gene encoding cytochrome c nitrite reductase small subunit, producing the protein MNFNSVLRFCALASVTVAVVMGVYLVQESKATSYMSNDSTACINCHVMESYYATWQHSSHAQRAQCVDCHLPVENYIDKYASKSRDGWNHSVAFTLNTYGKRMLITDDGARRVQENCIRCHSSFSKTLIKNVDRYHAFDSESLGERKCWHCHRYVPHGKVRSINAAPVRLGVKYTQ; encoded by the coding sequence ATGAACTTTAACTCGGTTCTACGGTTCTGTGCCCTGGCAAGTGTAACAGTCGCTGTGGTAATGGGGGTGTATTTGGTCCAAGAGTCCAAAGCCACTTCTTACATGTCCAATGATTCCACAGCCTGTATCAACTGCCATGTCATGGAGAGTTATTACGCAACATGGCAGCACAGTTCCCACGCTCAACGCGCCCAATGTGTTGACTGTCATTTGCCGGTGGAGAATTACATCGACAAATATGCGTCAAAGTCCCGCGACGGATGGAACCACTCTGTCGCATTCACCTTGAACACCTACGGGAAACGCATGCTCATTACAGATGATGGAGCCCGGCGTGTTCAGGAAAACTGCATCAGATGTCATTCCAGCTTTTCAAAAACACTCATCAAAAATGTCGACCGCTACCATGCGTTTGACAGCGAGTCGTTAGGGGAAAGAAAATGCTGGCATTGCCACCGCTATGTCCCGCACGGGAAAGTACGCAGCATTAATGCCGCACCCGTAAGACTTGGCGTAAAGTATACTCAATAA
- the nrfA gene encoding ammonia-forming cytochrome c nitrite reductase, giving the protein MKKNTIILVGALIAIAFMAYMLLSIQTKKTEQVLLNTAPVIKEKGVEARSDIWGKEYPRQYDTWKKTRDSNKIEDLVEKYPQLAILWSGYGFAKDYNAPRGHFNALQSNINTLRTGAPTGPNDGPMPMACWSCKSSDVPRLMERDGELEYFTGKWARMGSEIVNPIGCADCHNSQTSQLEISRPYLKRGLEASGKKLEDLTFQDMRSLACAQCHSEYYFKKTPYTDKAGNKQIAAVVTFPWAKGLAAENMEEYYNEYGFKDWTHKLSKTPMLKAQHPGYEIFTTGIHYKRGLSCADCHMPYTQEGSVKFSDHQIQSPLNNIANSCLTCHRQSEEEFKQIVEEKLKRKNQLNVIAMNSLANAHLLAKKAWEVGATEDEMRKPINTIRSAQWLWDYSIASHGSFFHAPGETLRLLGVANNKAMQARLELQNILANHGVTNYEVPDFSTKEKAQKLAGVPFDKLVKDKMRFKKGLVVEWYDDAVKAGRLDKNWWKILPDNTAYPQN; this is encoded by the coding sequence ATGAAGAAAAATACTATCATATTGGTGGGGGCTCTTATCGCAATAGCCTTCATGGCCTACATGCTGCTTTCAATCCAAACTAAGAAAACTGAACAGGTTCTGCTAAACACCGCTCCGGTGATTAAAGAAAAGGGAGTAGAAGCCAGAAGCGACATCTGGGGTAAGGAATATCCCCGCCAGTATGACACCTGGAAAAAAACCAGAGACAGTAACAAGATTGAAGATCTGGTGGAAAAATATCCCCAGCTGGCAATTCTTTGGTCCGGTTACGGTTTCGCCAAAGACTATAATGCTCCCCGCGGACACTTCAACGCTCTGCAGAGCAACATCAACACCCTGCGCACCGGCGCACCCACAGGTCCCAATGACGGCCCCATGCCCATGGCCTGCTGGTCCTGTAAATCATCTGATGTTCCGCGCCTCATGGAAAGAGACGGTGAGCTTGAATACTTCACCGGAAAATGGGCAAGAATGGGTAGCGAAATTGTGAACCCCATCGGCTGTGCAGACTGCCACAACAGTCAGACTAGCCAGCTTGAGATCTCAAGACCTTACCTCAAGCGCGGCCTCGAAGCGAGCGGCAAAAAACTGGAAGACCTTACTTTTCAGGATATGCGCTCACTTGCCTGTGCCCAGTGCCACTCTGAATACTACTTCAAAAAGACCCCTTACACCGATAAGGCAGGCAACAAGCAGATTGCCGCTGTAGTAACCTTCCCGTGGGCCAAGGGCCTCGCTGCCGAAAACATGGAAGAATACTACAACGAATACGGATTCAAAGACTGGACTCATAAGCTGAGTAAGACTCCCATGCTTAAAGCCCAGCACCCCGGTTATGAAATCTTCACCACCGGCATTCACTACAAGCGCGGCCTTTCCTGCGCGGACTGCCACATGCCTTACACTCAGGAAGGCAGCGTAAAGTTCTCTGACCACCAGATTCAGAGCCCTCTCAACAACATCGCAAACTCCTGCCTGACCTGTCACCGCCAGAGCGAGGAAGAGTTCAAGCAGATCGTAGAAGAAAAACTGAAGCGTAAGAACCAGCTGAACGTCATCGCCATGAACAGCCTTGCCAATGCGCACCTTTTAGCCAAAAAGGCATGGGAAGTAGGCGCAACCGAAGACGAAATGAGAAAGCCCATTAATACCATTCGTTCCGCACAGTGGCTCTGGGATTACTCCATCGCCAGCCATGGTTCCTTCTTCCACGCTCCCGGCGAGACCCTGCGTCTCCTTGGTGTAGCAAACAACAAGGCCATGCAGGCCCGTCTGGAACTTCAGAACATTCTCGCCAACCACGGTGTAACCAACTACGAAGTGCCTGATTTCTCCACCAAGGAAAAGGCTCAGAAGCTGGCCGGCGTACCTTTCGACAAGCTCGTTAAGGATAAGATGAGATTCAAGAAAGGATTGGTTGTCGAATGGTATGATGACGCTGTGAAAGCAGGACGTCTGGATAAAAACTGGTGGAAGATTCTGCCCGACAACACTGCTTACCCGCAGAATTAA
- a CDS encoding HlyD family type I secretion periplasmic adaptor subunit: MRRRHSLKNNELEFLPDSVKIRERRVPLAARFSLFTILGLIAFGITWACIGRVDKVVIAKGKVVTSDRPVVIQPIQTAIIRTMNVKEGDVVEAGQVLATLDPTFSSADEAEIVSREEYLLALSERVEAELEGRSIEAAASPLVQGQVRLMAIRMEQQKFRLESLDNEIDTLERKVEAAEAEQDRLRLSRKSLREIEETYKGLFEKKMCSKLEYLKAREDRRELSRQVAAAGASAAQLVEQLEKARAQRVSQEKDYRAELTKALVEARQELNELRHRLVKAERIRELVEIRAPRRAVVKETAQLAAGSIAREAEPLMVLAPLGSTLEADVEINARDIGRVYKGVPVRIKLEALPFQRYGILLGSVAVISPDAFLEQSGEGGEKVVYRAKVKIGQSELRNVPENFNLIPGMQLAAEMQVGQRRLITYFLDPIIRGFDESFREG, encoded by the coding sequence ATGAGACGTAGACACAGCTTAAAAAATAACGAACTGGAATTCCTGCCTGATTCCGTAAAAATCCGTGAACGCAGGGTTCCGCTGGCAGCACGCTTTTCCCTGTTTACCATCCTTGGCCTGATCGCTTTCGGCATCACATGGGCCTGTATCGGACGGGTGGATAAAGTTGTCATCGCCAAGGGTAAAGTTGTTACTTCCGATCGTCCGGTGGTCATCCAGCCCATCCAGACCGCGATTATCCGGACCATGAATGTGAAGGAAGGTGACGTGGTGGAAGCAGGGCAGGTGCTGGCGACTCTTGACCCGACCTTTTCCAGCGCGGATGAAGCGGAGATAGTCAGCCGCGAGGAATACCTGCTGGCACTTTCGGAGAGGGTGGAGGCCGAGCTTGAAGGCCGCAGCATCGAGGCCGCAGCCAGTCCGCTGGTACAGGGGCAGGTCCGGCTCATGGCTATCCGTATGGAACAGCAGAAATTCCGGCTGGAGTCGCTGGACAATGAAATCGATACACTTGAGCGCAAGGTGGAAGCTGCTGAAGCGGAACAGGACCGTCTGCGCCTGAGCCGTAAAAGTCTGCGCGAGATTGAGGAGACCTATAAGGGACTTTTTGAAAAGAAAATGTGCTCCAAGCTGGAATATCTTAAGGCCCGCGAGGACCGCCGCGAGCTTTCGCGGCAGGTTGCCGCTGCCGGGGCCTCTGCCGCGCAATTGGTGGAGCAATTGGAAAAAGCCCGCGCTCAGCGCGTTTCACAGGAAAAGGATTACCGCGCGGAATTGACCAAGGCATTGGTTGAGGCCCGTCAGGAGCTTAATGAACTCAGGCACCGGCTGGTCAAGGCCGAGCGTATACGTGAGTTGGTGGAAATCCGTGCCCCGCGCCGGGCCGTGGTTAAGGAGACTGCCCAGCTTGCCGCAGGCTCCATCGCCCGTGAAGCCGAGCCGCTAATGGTTCTGGCTCCGCTGGGTTCAACCCTTGAGGCGGATGTGGAAATCAATGCTCGCGATATCGGCAGGGTTTATAAAGGTGTTCCGGTACGCATTAAGCTGGAAGCACTCCCGTTTCAGCGTTACGGAATCCTGCTTGGCAGCGTGGCGGTGATCAGTCCGGATGCTTTTCTGGAGCAGTCCGGTGAAGGCGGAGAGAAGGTAGTCTATCGGGCCAAGGTTAAAATCGGGCAAAGCGAATTGCGTAATGTTCCGGAAAACTTCAATCTTATTCCGGGTATGCAACTGGCTGCGGAAATGCAGGTCGGCCAGCGCAGGCTGATCACCTATTTCCTTGATCCGATTATTCGCGGGTTTGATGAATCTTTTCGGGAAGGGTAA
- a CDS encoding sigma 54-interacting transcriptional regulator, whose product MPYVSFLKELAEELSIKELQKRFLQLILNLQNVERGSIWIKKGDRIQCIEAEGVESRNVVGMTLSTKQTSIVGWVLENKEMTIAEGGVDQRHYTGVEDNFKLKSKLILCFPLFLTNGEIYGALQIIDTSAGGKRLNLQPENMKILQDMIDIGSIALSNALIQHKRLKQVEQLTETIDSMYSGRFIIGVSQSFNEVMELVDSYAVTDYPILIYGESGTGKELIAKEIHRRSHRRDMPLMVQNCSAIPGQLLESELFGYVKGAFTGASQNRAGLFEAANGGTVFLDELGEMEYGLQAKMLRALEENEIKPLGSPQSRKINMRIISATNKNLEKAIADGEFRQDLFYRLNVLPLHLPPLRDRKEDIPFLTEHFINREAKFMNCARKKISPDAMKLIRSYRWPGNIRELENFIRQLMVLCHDEMVEAKHLPGYIRDNQWWCEAPFDRAQENYTPFLEDGCTDSNIDMEGLTWNEIEGAYAKFLLEKCEGNISRAAKVANLNRSTFDSRLSKLGVKKVPN is encoded by the coding sequence ATGCCCTACGTTAGCTTTCTTAAAGAACTGGCCGAAGAACTCTCCATCAAAGAATTGCAGAAACGTTTCCTGCAGCTGATTCTTAATCTGCAGAATGTGGAACGCGGTTCCATATGGATAAAAAAAGGAGACCGCATCCAGTGCATTGAAGCTGAAGGAGTGGAAAGCCGGAATGTGGTAGGCATGACCTTAAGCACCAAGCAGACAAGCATTGTGGGCTGGGTTCTTGAAAATAAAGAAATGACCATTGCCGAAGGCGGGGTGGACCAGCGTCATTACACGGGCGTGGAAGACAATTTCAAACTCAAGAGCAAGCTGATCCTCTGTTTTCCCCTGTTCCTGACTAATGGAGAGATATACGGAGCCTTGCAGATTATTGACACCAGCGCGGGCGGTAAAAGACTTAATCTGCAACCGGAAAACATGAAAATCCTGCAGGATATGATCGATATCGGTTCCATTGCCCTGTCCAACGCGCTGATCCAGCATAAACGGCTAAAGCAGGTGGAACAGCTTACCGAAACTATCGATTCCATGTACTCCGGCCGCTTCATCATCGGGGTCAGCCAATCATTTAATGAAGTGATGGAGCTGGTGGACAGCTACGCGGTCACCGACTACCCCATCCTCATTTATGGTGAATCCGGCACGGGTAAAGAACTTATTGCCAAGGAAATCCACCGTCGCAGCCACCGTAGGGACATGCCGCTCATGGTCCAGAACTGCAGTGCCATTCCGGGCCAGCTGCTGGAATCGGAGCTTTTCGGGTACGTGAAGGGAGCATTCACCGGAGCCTCACAGAACAGGGCCGGGTTATTCGAGGCTGCCAACGGCGGGACCGTTTTTCTGGATGAACTGGGGGAAATGGAATACGGCCTGCAGGCCAAAATGCTGCGTGCGCTGGAAGAAAATGAGATCAAGCCGCTGGGTTCACCGCAGTCCCGCAAAATCAATATGCGCATCATCTCGGCCACTAACAAGAACCTTGAAAAAGCCATTGCGGACGGTGAATTCCGTCAGGACCTCTTTTACCGATTAAACGTGCTGCCCCTGCATTTGCCGCCTCTGCGCGACCGCAAGGAGGACATCCCCTTCCTGACTGAGCACTTCATCAATCGCGAAGCCAAATTCATGAACTGTGCGCGTAAAAAAATCAGCCCCGATGCCATGAAGCTGATCCGCTCCTACCGCTGGCCGGGCAATATACGTGAACTGGAAAACTTCATCCGTCAGCTCATGGTACTCTGCCATGACGAGATGGTGGAAGCCAAACACCTGCCCGGATATATCCGTGACAACCAGTGGTGGTGCGAAGCTCCTTTTGACCGGGCACAGGAAAACTACACTCCCTTCCTTGAAGACGGCTGCACTGACTCCAACATCGACATGGAAGGACTTACATGGAATGAGATTGAAGGGGCTTACGCTAAATTCCTGCTGGAAAAATGCGAAGGCAATATCTCCCGTGCGGCCAAGGTCGCCAACCTGAACAGATCAACCTTTGATTCACGCCTTTCCAAGCTGGGAGTGAAAAAAGTACCGAATTAA
- a CDS encoding peptidase domain-containing ABC transporter produces MARTRELNISALSNLAAVFSHYSLNVSAEDLRQEYDLGGETVTTSRFLRMARENGLEAGIRRVGWKRLHSLEETFPVLGVLTNGDTLVFSGFEQGETKDDDRLVLFTGEGLQFVSRAEIEEIWTGEVILFKTVKQEGEKRFGLLWFGAQVLFEKRIFTEVVIIALVLNLLAFAIPLYFQNVVDKVLAHHAVTTLHVMGIGVVGAVLFEGVLRFLREYLLRFATSRIDLRLAMNTFARLVRLPLDFFERSFAGVVVKHMQQVEQIREFLTGNMLETMLDATALLVFLPILYLYSPQLTFIVLGFALVTAICIGLMLGPFYGRLLRLYDAEGRRQALLVETITGMNTVKSLALEPSRNKRWEDGSAQSVSSNFSVEKMAAAGQAIIKTLERLMTVSVIWVGVSSVFDGTMTVGSLIAFQMLSQNVTTPLIRLVELVHEYQKTHLAVNMLGEIMNRRPEPGFDRRGIRSEIKGGLEINQLSFSYVPGENPALDSIDLNIKPGEVLGVVGRSGSGKTTLTRLIQGLYPVQKGNISFDGTEIREMDIRHLRDSIGVVLQENFIFHGKVRENIGLARPGADFEQIVEAAKLAGADEFIRKLPQGYDTVLDENGANLSGGQKQRLAIARALMKDPGLIIFDEATSALDPESEYRIQENLEKIAEGRSMIIVAHRLSTLRHADRIIVMEDGRIEAQGSHNELLMASPIYRNLWEKQTRGMEAA; encoded by the coding sequence ATGGCACGCACCAGAGAATTAAATATTTCAGCACTGTCCAATCTTGCGGCAGTGTTTTCGCATTACAGCCTGAATGTATCTGCAGAAGATCTGCGGCAGGAGTATGATCTCGGCGGAGAAACTGTGACAACCTCCCGTTTTCTGCGCATGGCCCGTGAGAACGGGCTGGAAGCGGGAATCCGCAGGGTGGGCTGGAAGAGGCTGCATAGCCTTGAAGAAACCTTCCCGGTGCTGGGCGTTTTGACTAACGGCGATACATTGGTTTTTTCCGGCTTTGAGCAGGGCGAAACCAAGGATGATGACCGCCTTGTGCTTTTCACCGGGGAAGGATTGCAGTTTGTTTCCCGTGCCGAGATTGAAGAAATCTGGACCGGGGAGGTCATACTCTTCAAGACCGTGAAGCAGGAGGGCGAGAAACGGTTCGGGTTGCTCTGGTTCGGGGCGCAGGTTCTGTTTGAGAAGCGTATTTTTACCGAGGTGGTCATTATTGCGCTGGTGCTTAACCTGCTCGCCTTTGCCATTCCGCTCTACTTTCAGAATGTAGTGGATAAAGTGCTGGCCCACCATGCTGTTACCACTTTGCACGTCATGGGTATCGGCGTGGTAGGCGCGGTGCTTTTTGAAGGCGTGCTGCGGTTTCTGCGGGAATATCTGCTCCGGTTTGCCACCTCGCGCATTGATTTGCGGCTGGCCATGAATACTTTTGCGCGGCTGGTGCGGCTGCCGCTGGATTTTTTCGAGCGCAGTTTTGCCGGGGTGGTGGTCAAACACATGCAGCAGGTGGAGCAGATACGGGAGTTCCTGACCGGGAATATGCTGGAAACCATGCTCGATGCCACGGCCCTGCTGGTTTTCCTGCCAATCCTTTATCTGTACAGCCCACAGCTGACCTTTATCGTGCTCGGTTTCGCGCTGGTCACAGCTATCTGCATCGGACTGATGCTTGGTCCCTTCTACGGAAGACTGCTGCGGCTTTATGATGCCGAAGGTAGAAGGCAGGCCCTGCTGGTAGAAACCATCACCGGTATGAATACGGTTAAGTCGCTGGCTCTGGAACCTTCGCGCAACAAGCGTTGGGAAGACGGTTCGGCGCAGTCGGTCTCCAGCAATTTTTCAGTGGAGAAAATGGCCGCTGCCGGGCAGGCCATCATCAAGACCCTTGAACGGCTGATGACTGTTTCGGTCATCTGGGTGGGGGTGAGTTCAGTGTTTGACGGCACCATGACCGTAGGTTCGCTGATTGCATTTCAGATGCTTTCCCAGAATGTGACCACGCCGCTGATCAGACTGGTGGAGCTGGTTCACGAATACCAGAAAACCCACCTCGCAGTGAACATGCTTGGCGAGATCATGAACCGCAGGCCGGAACCGGGTTTTGACAGGAGGGGCATTCGCTCGGAAATCAAGGGCGGGCTGGAAATCAACCAGTTGAGTTTTTCCTATGTTCCGGGTGAGAATCCGGCACTGGACAGCATCGACCTGAACATAAAGCCCGGTGAAGTGCTGGGTGTGGTCGGGCGCAGCGGATCAGGCAAAACTACCCTGACCCGGCTCATTCAAGGTCTGTATCCGGTCCAGAAGGGCAACATATCCTTTGACGGTACAGAAATCCGGGAAATGGATATCCGCCATCTGCGCGATTCCATCGGCGTGGTGCTGCAGGAGAATTTTATTTTCCACGGCAAGGTGCGCGAGAATATCGGACTGGCCAGACCGGGGGCGGATTTTGAACAGATCGTAGAAGCTGCCAAGCTGGCCGGGGCGGACGAATTCATCCGCAAGCTGCCGCAGGGTTATGACACCGTGCTGGATGAAAACGGGGCCAACCTTTCCGGTGGGCAGAAACAGCGTCTGGCAATAGCCCGTGCACTTATGAAAGATCCCGGACTGATCATCTTTGACGAGGCGACCTCGGCTCTTGACCCTGAAAGCGAATACCGCATTCAGGAAAACCTCGAAAAGATCGCCGAGGGCCGCTCCATGATCATCGTGGCCCACAGGCTTTCCACACTGCGTCACGCGGACCGGATAATAGTCATGGAAGACGGGCGTATTGAAGCGCAGGGATCGCACAATGAACTGCTTATGGCCTCGCCCATCTACAGGAACTTGTGGGAAAAGCAGACCAGAGGGATGGAGGCAGCATGA
- a CDS encoding NAD(P)H-dependent glycerol-3-phosphate dehydrogenase: MKIAVIGAGAWGTTLANTLAKKGLDTHLWVREQELSDEINNTGYNSVFLPDFKLSENLKASSDAEEIITGADYYVLVVPSQFLRSALIEMKQYFPKNPAVICASKGIELNTGAPMSQVVHEALEGLNPRFAHLSGPTFAYELSSELPTSIVLGCEDEKLAAEVQDFFSTPYLRIYTNPDYRGVEIGGAIKNIMAIAAGMADGLKFGHNTRAALITRGIAEMGRLGEAMGAKHSTFMGLSGMGDLVLTCTGDLSRNRQVGLKLGQGLKLSEILKMRMVAEGVKTTESVHLLAKKLGVELPITEQVYKILYEDKDPATAVCDLMNRDLKAE; this comes from the coding sequence ATGAAGATAGCAGTTATCGGAGCCGGAGCATGGGGGACCACCCTTGCCAACACTCTGGCCAAAAAAGGACTTGATACCCATCTCTGGGTCCGTGAACAGGAACTCAGCGACGAGATAAACAACACCGGATACAACAGCGTATTTCTGCCTGATTTCAAACTTTCGGAAAACCTGAAAGCCAGCAGCGATGCCGAGGAAATAATCACCGGGGCCGACTACTACGTTCTGGTTGTCCCCAGCCAGTTCCTGCGCAGTGCCCTGATTGAAATGAAACAGTATTTCCCAAAGAACCCAGCGGTTATCTGCGCCAGCAAAGGGATCGAACTGAACACCGGAGCACCCATGTCGCAGGTGGTTCATGAGGCGTTGGAAGGTTTGAATCCAAGATTCGCCCACCTGTCCGGCCCCACTTTTGCCTATGAGCTTAGTTCCGAGCTGCCCACGTCCATTGTACTCGGCTGTGAAGATGAAAAGCTGGCCGCAGAAGTGCAGGATTTTTTCTCCACACCCTATTTGCGGATTTACACCAATCCCGATTACCGGGGCGTGGAGATCGGCGGGGCCATTAAAAATATCATGGCTATTGCCGCAGGTATGGCCGACGGCTTGAAATTCGGGCACAATACCCGTGCAGCCCTGATCACCCGGGGAATTGCTGAAATGGGCAGACTGGGGGAAGCAATGGGGGCCAAGCACTCCACTTTCATGGGGCTTTCCGGTATGGGTGATCTTGTACTGACCTGCACCGGTGACCTTTCGCGCAATAGACAGGTAGGGCTCAAGCTCGGACAGGGGCTGAAGCTGAGCGAAATCCTGAAAATGCGCATGGTGGCCGAAGGCGTTAAAACAACCGAGTCTGTTCACCTGCTGGCAAAAAAACTGGGCGTGGAGCTGCCCATAACCGAACAGGTTTACAAAATTCTCTACGAAGACAAAGACCCCGCAACAGCGGTGTGCGACCTGATGAACCGCGACCTCAAAGCGGAGTAA
- the rhtB gene encoding homoserine/homoserine lactone efflux protein — MPFSIWISFVAVSIIFSLSPGAGAVVSMSTSMRYGARKTLCLIAGLQFALLIHLICVAAGLGALLASSVFFFEALKYAGAGYLIWLGIKKWRERAVIPQESNLIHETSAGSLFKTGMMVNLSNPKSIVFLAAFLPQFIDPAIPALMQYLVLGATTLLVDAFVMIGYMCVAGTARRFFSTPKRILMQNRIFGTLFMGAGLALATARRST; from the coding sequence ATGCCCTTTTCCATCTGGATATCTTTTGTCGCTGTTTCTATTATTTTCAGCCTCTCGCCCGGAGCAGGTGCGGTTGTTTCCATGAGCACTTCCATGCGTTATGGGGCCAGAAAAACTTTATGCCTCATTGCGGGCCTTCAATTCGCGCTGCTTATCCATTTAATCTGTGTGGCTGCGGGGCTGGGTGCCTTGCTGGCCTCATCCGTATTTTTCTTTGAAGCCCTGAAATATGCCGGGGCCGGATATCTTATCTGGCTGGGAATTAAGAAATGGAGAGAACGGGCCGTGATCCCTCAGGAAAGCAATCTGATCCATGAAACATCTGCCGGATCGCTCTTTAAAACAGGTATGATGGTCAACCTGAGCAATCCGAAATCAATTGTCTTTCTGGCCGCCTTTCTTCCGCAATTTATCGACCCGGCAATTCCGGCTTTAATGCAATATCTCGTCTTGGGCGCGACAACACTTCTGGTGGATGCTTTTGTCATGATCGGCTACATGTGCGTTGCCGGAACAGCACGCCGCTTTTTCTCCACTCCCAAAAGAATACTCATGCAGAACCGTATTTTCGGGACCCTTTTCATGGGTGCCGGGCTGGCACTGGCTACGGCCAGAAGATCTACATAA